The following proteins come from a genomic window of Paucimonas lemoignei:
- the hxuB_2 gene encoding polypeptide-transport-associated domain-containing protein ShlB-type → MQKKFVACVVLTLSQGVYAATLVPSAGSQIQQIPVAPAPEKVAPQIRVEQAQAPAVPASDSARLKVNSLHLTGQRLYPEAQLLSLTGFVAGQELSLGQLQTMAAQIADFYHQKGYFVAQAYLPAQEIKNGAVTIAIIEGQYGAVTMRNQSRLSDRLANGALDDLHSGDVIHSSPLERDLLLLSDTPGVEVRSTLVPGASVGAADLVVDVTPGQQVTGSIDADNGGSRYTGQYRLGGTLNINNLAGQGDVASLRALSSFDGLDYARAAYQMQFGQATAGVAYSRLDYKLGREFSALHGNGTADIASVYGSYPLLRSRRSNLYVQMGVDYKTFDDRIDLVSSHVERNATVLMTTLRGDHRDDFGGGGLTAGSLTWSTGNLDIETREVRSADGLTARSNGHYDKLGFSVMRVQRVTDAFSLYGAVNGQVASKNLDISEKMYLGGIDGVRAYPQGEAFGDEGYLATVEARYLLPPFSRMGQVQLISFVDTGTVTLNENRWDDSDRTRTLSGAGVGVNWFDFNNYSVKTYYAQKLGGEKATSAPDSSGRFWVQVVKYF, encoded by the coding sequence GTGCAGAAGAAGTTTGTGGCGTGCGTGGTGTTGACCTTGAGCCAGGGCGTGTATGCGGCAACGCTCGTCCCGAGTGCCGGGAGCCAGATCCAACAGATACCCGTTGCCCCCGCACCGGAAAAAGTCGCGCCGCAGATTCGTGTCGAGCAAGCCCAGGCACCTGCAGTGCCCGCATCCGACAGCGCAAGGCTAAAGGTCAACTCGCTGCACCTGACGGGGCAACGGCTTTATCCCGAAGCCCAGTTACTCAGCTTGACCGGCTTCGTGGCAGGCCAGGAACTGAGCCTGGGCCAGCTGCAGACCATGGCCGCGCAGATTGCCGACTTCTATCACCAGAAAGGCTATTTCGTCGCCCAGGCGTACTTGCCCGCGCAGGAAATCAAGAACGGTGCCGTCACCATCGCGATCATCGAGGGCCAGTACGGGGCCGTAACGATGCGCAACCAGAGCAGGCTGTCCGACCGGTTGGCCAATGGTGCGCTGGATGATCTGCACAGCGGCGATGTCATTCATTCCAGTCCTCTGGAACGTGATTTGCTGTTGCTCTCCGACACCCCTGGAGTGGAGGTGCGCTCAACCCTGGTGCCCGGCGCCTCGGTGGGCGCGGCTGACTTGGTTGTCGACGTGACGCCTGGACAACAAGTGACCGGCAGCATCGATGCCGATAACGGCGGTAGTCGCTACACCGGCCAGTACCGTCTGGGCGGGACTTTGAACATCAACAATCTGGCTGGCCAGGGCGACGTGGCCTCCCTGCGCGCGCTGTCCAGTTTCGACGGCCTGGACTATGCCCGCGCGGCCTACCAGATGCAGTTTGGCCAGGCGACCGCTGGCGTGGCCTACAGCCGACTGGATTACAAACTGGGTCGGGAATTCAGCGCGCTGCACGGTAACGGTACGGCGGACATTGCCAGTGTCTACGGCAGCTACCCGTTACTGCGTTCACGGCGCAGCAACCTGTATGTGCAGATGGGTGTGGATTACAAGACGTTCGACGACCGCATCGATCTGGTGTCGTCCCATGTCGAGCGCAACGCCACCGTGCTGATGACCACCCTGCGCGGGGATCATCGCGATGACTTTGGCGGTGGCGGGCTCACGGCCGGCTCCCTGACCTGGTCGACTGGCAATCTGGATATCGAAACCCGCGAAGTGCGTTCGGCAGACGGGCTCACTGCCCGCAGCAATGGGCACTACGACAAGCTGGGTTTCAGCGTCATGCGCGTGCAGCGCGTCACCGATGCGTTCTCGCTGTACGGCGCCGTCAATGGCCAGGTGGCCTCCAAGAATCTGGATATCTCGGAAAAGATGTACCTGGGCGGCATCGACGGCGTGCGGGCCTATCCGCAGGGCGAAGCCTTTGGCGACGAAGGTTACCTGGCGACCGTGGAAGCCCGGTATCTGCTGCCGCCATTTTCAAGGATGGGGCAAGTGCAACTGATCAGCTTCGTCGATACCGGTACGGTCACGCTCAATGAAAATCGCTGGGATGACTCGGACCGCACCCGAACCCTGAGCGGCGCGGGGGTTGGCGTTAACTGGTTCGACTTCAATAACTACTCCGTGAAGACCTACTACGCGCAGAAACTGGGTGGCGAAAAGGCCACGTCGGCGCCGGATTCGAGCGGGCGCTTCTGGGTCCAGGTGGTCAAGTATTTTTGA